A single window of Tamandua tetradactyla isolate mTamTet1 chromosome 25, mTamTet1.pri, whole genome shotgun sequence DNA harbors:
- the NRN1 gene encoding neuritin isoform X1, translated as MRSLRASPTVCSSWATAWPTTRKAWTTRRTSRPCAREEQGREAPAGTANPSAAVRKPGPAGLSPGKGAAAPLRLRRHPADHARGSLCGDRPHPWAGGGEECGIPVQIRAPEGRRLRWDSEDPLHQLRYLERVCLTAVPQFPPL; from the exons ATGCGGTCTTTAAGGGCTTCTCCGACTGTTTGCTCAAGCTGGGCGACAGCATGGCCAACTACCCGCAAGGCCTGGACGACAAGACGAACATCAAGACCGTGTGCAC GAGAAGAACAAGGTAGAGAAGCTCCCGCAGGGACCGCAAACCCGAGCGCCGCAGTAAGGAAACCCGGCCCAGCCGGACTCAGCCCCGGGAAGGGGGCTGCAGCCCCGCTCCGGCTCCGGAGGCACCCCGCTGACCACGCGAGAGGAAGTCTCTGTGGAGACCGTCCTCATCCCTGGGCCGGGGGAGGAGAGGAGTGTGGCATTCCGGTTCAGATTCGTGCCCCGGAAGGACGTCGCCTTCGGTGGGACTCGGAAGACCCCCTTCACCAGCTGCGTTACCTTGAGCGGGTTTGCCTAACcgccgtgcctcagtttcctcctctgtga
- the NRN1 gene encoding neuritin isoform X2, whose amino-acid sequence MGLKLNGRYISLILAVQIAYLVQAVRAAGKCDAVFKGFSDCLLKLGDSMANYPQGLDDKTNIKTVCTYWEDFHSCTVTALTDCQEGAKDMWDKLRKESKNLNIQGSLFELCGSGNRAAGPLLPALPLLLASLSAALATWLFF is encoded by the exons ATGGGACTTAAGTTGAACGGCAGATATATTTCACTGATCCTCGCAGTGCAAATAG CGTACCTGGTGCAGGCCGTGAGAGCAGCGGGCAAGTGCGATGCGGTCTTTAAGGGCTTCTCCGACTGTTTGCTCAAGCTGGGCGACAGCATGGCCAACTACCCGCAAGGCCTGGACGACAAGACGAACATCAAGACCGTGTGCAC atactgggaggatttccacAGCTGCACGGTCACAGCCCTTACGGATTGCCAGGAAGGGGCGAAAGACATGTGGGACAAACTGAGAAAAGAATCCAAAAACCTCAACATCCAAGGCAGCTTATTCGAACTCTGCGGCAGCGGCAACCGGGCGGCGGGGCCCCTACTCCCCGCGCTCCCCTTGCTCCTGGCGTCTCTctcggcagctttagcaacctGGCTTTTTTTCTGA